A stretch of DNA from Vibrio sp. ED004:
GTATTCAAATGTACACCGAAGAGAAGTACGTGTTGATGCGAGTAAACCACCAAGCTATTCGTAACATCAAAGTTGGTCAACCTGCAGAGTTTGCGACGGCGGTTTACCCTGGCAAGATATTCTCGGCAACCGTAGAAGGCATTGTTGAGGCGACGGGTGAGGCACAGGCGAGCTTGCTCGGTATCGATGAACAGGTGCGTGTTACCACAGGTCGAAACCTTCAGAACAAGCACCACTTTGTGCGTTTAAAGATCGATGAAACAGAAGGCTACGATATTCCTGTTGGTTCTGTCGGTTTAGCATGGGTGAGTGGTGAGAAGCCGATTAGCTTTATGGCGTTCCTAGATGTAATACGTGGGATCATCATTCGAATGAAGTCTCAGCTGTACTTCTTCTACTCTATCTAATACGCCTGATAGACAAAGCAAAGCCCGTGCGATCTCAGATCGCACGGGCTTTTTAACTTGTTTAGTTGCTTAGTTGCTTAGTTGCTTAAAATTCCATGTTTTTAGGCGTAGGAAGAGTCCGTAGAAGATAAACAACTCAGAAACGCGCTGTGCTCACCTTTCATCTCATCGCGACACTAGAACATCACCACCTAGTTCACCCTGCAATAGCATTAAATTGCAAATCGCAATTGCATAATGCGACATAGTAATTCTAAAACGCGAATAAAACGCCCAAATACGCACCAAATTGCTATTAAACAGCCTATATTCGAGGTTTTTAAAGTTGGCACGCTACCTGCAATGTATATATTGACCCTTCTTAAGCCGAGGGTCACCTAGCCAACTGACGTTGTTAGTGAACCTTATTCTTGTTCACAAAATATATAAGCCAATCGCGGTTATTGCGATTGGCTATTTTTTTGCCTGTCGTTTGGCTAACCGCTCCGCTCTCGATACAGACACCCATTCAATCGCATAATAATCAACATTCATAGCCAACTATCGATAGCAGATATTCAATACGCTATGGAAAACGTTTTCTATTTATTTTCATCAAATAAATGAAGAAAATAACCTTATGTTTTACAAGAGATTTAAGGTGATAATTGATTCTCAAGTGCCTTTATTGACAAAATTAGCATTGACTATGTGATTTATATCACCATAATGCGCACGTTTGCCTGCAATACGGCGACCGTTAATTTTAATTTTGATCATTTGCGGAGGTAAAAAATGGCTGCTGATAATAACTACAGTCTAGGGCCGGTTCCTACATCGGCTAGGAAAGGAGTCGCTTCACTCACCATGGTAATGCTTGGACTCACTTTCTTCTCTGCAAGTATGTGGACAGGTGGTTCACTCGGGACAGGCCTCTCATTCAACGATTTCTTCCTCGCCGTTCTCATCGGTAACCTAATTCTTGGTATTTACACTTCTTTTCTTGGCTACATCGGCTCATCTACTGGCCTCTCTACTCACCTCCTAGCGCGTTTCTCTTTCGGTACAAAAGGCTCATGGCTTCCTTCTGCTCTACTTGGTGGTACACAAGTCGGTTGGTTTGGCGTAGGTGTCGCGATGTTCGCAATTCCAGTACAGAAAGCGACGGGCATTGATACCAACACCTTGATTATTGTGTCAGGTCTTTTGATGACAGGTACGGTGTACTTCGGTATTAAAGCGCTAATGGTGCTTTCAGCGATTGCTGTTCCAGCGATTGCTATTCTAGGTGGTTACTCAGTATTGACTGCGGTAGACAGCGTTGGCGGACTAGAACAGCTACAACTGATTAAGCCAGAAACTCCTATGGACTTCTCAATGGCCTTAGCAATGGTTGTGGGTTCGTTTGTAAGTGCGGGTACGTTAACTGCCGATTTCGTTCGCTTTGGTAAAAAGCCAGCAAGCGCAGTATTGATTACTATGGTTGCGTTCTTCATCGGTAACTCGCTGATGTTTATCTTCGGCGCTGCAGGCGCTGCAGCAACTGGTCAGGCTGATATTTCAGATGTGATGATTGCGCAAGGCCTATTGCTTCCAGCCATCATCGTGCTTGGCTTGAATATCTGGACAACCAATGAAAATGCACTTTATGCATCGGGTCTGGGTTTATCTAACATCACTGGTCGCTCAAGTACTACAATGTCTATCATAAACGGCATTATCGGTACGATTTTCGCACTTTGGTTATACAACAACTTCGTTGGTTGGTTAACCTTCCTTTCGCTGGCGATTCCACCAATTGGTGGCGTAATCATCGCCGACTTCTTCGCGAACCGTAAACGTTACAAAGATTTTGCAAATGCAGAGTTCCAAACCGTTAACTGGGCTGGCATTATCGCGGTAGCAACAGGCGTAGCCGCTGGTCACTTCCTACCTGGCGTTGTTCCTTTGAACGCAGTGTTAGGTGGTGCAATCAGTTACCTCGTGCTTAATCCTCTATTGAACAAAAACGCTCTGAAATCTCAGGCCGCTTAAGGACACACTATGACAACCTTATTAATCAAGAACGCGAAACTTCAAGACCAAGAGGGCTTGAAACAGATTCTGATTGAAAATGGTCAATTTTCTCGCATTCTCGATAATGACGCACAAATCAATCATCAAGGTGACATCCTTGATGCTGAAGGTGGCATTGCAGTTACTCCTTTCTGTGAACCGCACATCCACCTAGATACTACTCAAACTGCTGGTGAGCCTAACTGGAACATCTCTGGCACTTTGTTTGAAGGTATTGAGCGTTGGGCTGAGCGCAAAGAACTGCTATCAATCGAAGACGTTAAGTCTCGTGCGAAGCAAACACTGAAATGGCAGATAGCTAACGGTGTTCAACACGTTCGTACACACGTTGATGTGTCTGACCCAACACTCGTTGCATTAAGAGCGATGGTTGAAGTTCGTGAAGAAATGAAAGAGTGGGTCGACATCCAGATCGTTGCATTCCCTCAAGAAGGCATTCTTTCATACCCTAACGGCAAAGAGTTGCTTGAAGAAGCAGTGAAGATCGGCGCTGACGTTATCGGTGCTATCCCTCACTTCGAATTCACTCGTGAATACGGTGTTGAATCTTTGCATTACGTGTTCGAACTTGCACGCAAGTACGACTGTCTGATCGACGTTCACTGTGATGAAATCGACGACGAACAGTCTCGCTTTGTGGAAACATTAGCAGCCCTTGCTCATAAATTTGAGATGGGTGAAAAGGTAACGGCAAGCCACACAACGGCGATGGGTTCTTACAACGGTGCTTACGCATCTCGCCTGTTCCGTCTATTGAAGATGTCTGGTATCAACTTCGTAGCAAACCCGTTAGTGAACATTCACTTACAAGGCCGTTTTGACGATTACCCGAAACGCCGCGGTGTAACGCGCGTTAAAGAGATGCTAGCCGCAAACATCAACGTTTGTTTTGGCCATGACGATGTGTTTGACCCATGGTACCCACTGGGTACAGCGAACATGCTTCAAGTTCTGCACATGGGACTGCACGTAACACAGGTTATGGGCTACGACCAAATCAATAACTCACTTGATTTGATCAGCAAGAACTCTGCTCGCACATTGAACATCCAAGACAACTTCGGCATCGAAGAAGGTAAGCCAGGTAGCTTGCTGATTCTTCCTGCTGACAATGGCTTTGATGCAGTGCGCCGCCAAGTACCAGTGCAGTACTCAATACGCCACGGTAAGGTGATTGCAGAGACTCAACCAGCGAAAACAAAAATAAATTTAGATCAAACTGAAGATATCAACTTCAAGCGTTAATATCGTCTATACTAATGATCAAAAGGAAGCTGAGATGCTTCCTTTTGTTGTGTTGGACGAAGCGACAAAACTATCACTAAATCAGTGTAAATCTTGTACATTCGCACGGTATGACAAAAAAAGCACAAATTTCTTAAGCAATGCGTGTACATCTCAAAAGACTGTGTTAACATGCTCTCGCTCTGTTAGCCGGAGTTATTTAAGTTAGATGAATAGTAAAAAATTGACATGTAAAATCGTTACCCGTTTTTGTAAGTAGTTTTTCCTTATTTCTTAGCAATATTAAATAATTCAATTATCAGCGCATTGCATTAAATGCAATCAACAATTTAGAAAATTTATGAATAAGGGACAAATTATGTCTAACACAAATACTGGCACTGTAAAATGGTTTAACGAAGAGAAAGGTTTCGGTTTCATTTCTCAAGACAACGGCGGCGCTGACGTATTCGTACACTTCCGTGCAATCGTTTCTGAAGGCTTCAAAACTCTGAAAGAAGGCCAAAAGGTTTCTTTCGAAGTTGAAAACGGTCAAAAAGGCCTACAAGCAGCAAACGTTGTTGCTCAATAATTAGCTCTTAGCTAAAAAGAATTTTAAAGCGCTGATTTTTATCGGCGCTTTTTTATGCCTGCTCATAAACATTTCCCCTCTCGATACAAGCTTCCCCCGTTAACTCTGAACAACTGCAAATCACCTGCAAAGCCTCCTCAATCTAACCACTCTCAGTTAAAGCTCGACGATCAATTTACTTCACTTTTTGTATACCATTTCCCCAGACAACAACACTCATTTCTCAGCAATGTTTTGACACGAACTCACTCTATATCGAAAGTTTGATAAGCCCAAATATGGTTAAAGAACAATCCATTAGATTGCACCTATGAATACGCAGTCGATATTCACAATAAAAATGAGTTATTTATCCAATCCTCATCCACTAATCATATAATTTTTAAGGCAAAGACCTTCGAAATCCGCTAACCTTGTTCGCAAGTGGCTTAGTTATTTTGGTATCTGCAGTAAAAATAATGAACAAAGACGAATTTCAGAAATCCACCGCAAATCTAAAAAAAGCGGTGCCTCTTATGATGAAGAACAGGGTGTCAACGACACCTGCAAATTACGCACTTTGGTACACCTATGTCGATAACGCTATTCCCCAGCTGACTCAAGACATGGATGGTGTTTTAGAACACTACGGTATTTGTCCTCCTGCCGTGGGTGAGCAGCTATACAACAATTATGTTGCCAGCAAATCCGAAACCAATATCAATGACCTTCGCGCTAATTTGGAACTGTTAGTTTCTGAAGTTTCCAATTCAATGAATGACACCCTGACCGACACCTCCGCTTTTTCTGACATGATCGATAAAAGCTTCGAGGACTTGGCTCGTGTTGATAATGAAAGCTTATCTATTGATGAAGTCATGTCATTGGTTCGACAGCTGGTGTCTGAATCTCGCCATATTCGTCACTCTACTCAGTTTTTAAACTCTCAGCTAAACTCTGCAACCTCAGAGATCACCAAGCTGAAAACCCAGTTAGTAGAAGTTCAGAAAGATGCGCTCTTCGATAGTACAACCACACTCTATAACCGTCGCTCTTTCGACCGTGACATTGAAACCTTGTGTGAAGCACAACAATCTTTGTGTCTGATTCTTCTCGATATCGACCACTTTAAAAATTTCAACGACACCTATGGCCACTTGTTTGGTGATATGGTTCTTAAAGGGATCGCTCGTAAGCTGAAGTTAAGTTGCCGTGAAGGTATTTCTGCTTATCGATTTGGTGGTGAAGAGTTCGCACTGATTGTGCCAAACAAATCTTTGCGTATTGCCCGTCAACTCGCTGATACCAATCGTCGCTCTTTAGAAAAGCTGTCGATTAAAGATCGCCGCAGTGGTGAACAAGTCGGCAGTATCACTGCATCGTTTGGTGTCGCTGAACTTGAACCCGGCGAATCAACTCAATCGCTGATCGAACGTGCTGATAAGCTACTTTACGAAGCGAAATCACTTGGCCGTAACCGAGTCATGCCTCTTTAAGGTTTATCAGTAGCTCGACTTCACTAGCTCCAATGAAGCATCCATAAAAAACGCCTAAAAAGAACATCAAAAAGCCCCAAAGACTAACTTCTGCGTTAATCTTTGGGGCTTTTCGTTGGTTGCGTGTCAGTTTATTAACTGTGTATTAGTTGATTGACTACTGGCTTTAACCCTCTCGTTCACTAAACCTTACTTCTTGCCACTAAAGTTGGTAGCAGTAATTCAGGCAGTAATCTTCACCACTCTTCGCTCTGAACTCTTTGTCTTCACTGCATGCTTTTGGTTTACCCTTTGTATCACCTTGAATCAAACTGATCCAGTGACGCATTGCCGCAATAGTCTCTTCTCGCATTGTGGTTGTTGCTTCCATTGGTAATTGGCCAAATGTGGTGCAAGATTCCAGCTGAATATCATCAATTTCTACTAGCTCAATACAACCGGTCCCTTTATGGCAACCAAACATCACCTCTAGGTGGCTTCCACTACCATCTCGGAACAAGATAGAGTCAGGATCGTTCTTCTCACCCATGTACGCTACAAACTGTTTAGGATGCTTTAGGCCACTGTGCTGACCGTCTTTAAAGTAAGCCATGATATGACGGTAATCGACTACGTAGCTGGTTACGTCTTGATGTGAGCCGTTCTCTAGTGGGAATAATCGATCAAGCAGTTGCTTTGCTTTCACTTGCTTTTCAGTTTGCTGGTTTGCACTGATTGTCTCCACGGCAAAGACAGCTTCAGCGATAAATGGCTTTGATTGTTTTTGGATTTCTGTTTTATCGAATGTAAGCATATTCATAGTCTTTCCCTCTTGACCAGTCCGGTGAAAACCACCGATTTGTAACGCAAAAATGTGTCCTAGAGCAATTATTCCAAACTAACGTTTAATTTATTTGTCATTTTGTGAATTGCTTAGTTTGTAGATTAGCGGTTTTTTACATACAATTTCACAACAAAAATTTTACAATGTGAATTTTACAAATATGGCCTTGTCAAAAAGTTTAGTTCGTCAGTCACATTTCCTAGGTACGAAAATACGTAACCTAAGAAAACGTAACCATTTAACGATGGAAGACCTGTCTGCGCGTTGTATTAGAATCAACCCAGAATACGCACCTTCCGTTTCTTACCTTTCAATGATTGAACGTGGAAAACGGGTGCCGAGCATCGACATGCTGGAAGTGATCGCGCAGGTCTTTCAAAAGAACCCTACGTGGTTTCTCGACGACGAATCAGAACAACAAGCCATAGCTCCAGATAAAGGGAATCGCGGCGGGATTAGTGGTATGGCACTTGAGCCGAGCTTCCTTTTCTCCAACGACATCCTGCAAATCGCGATTCCTGAGATGCTGTCACAAACGGGGATTTCAGGCCGCCAGTTCGCGCATCTCTTGATTCGAGCACACCAAGAAAGCAATCAGAACCACTTCCCTGACCTAGAGCGCGCTGCGGAGGAAGTTGGCCTAAAACGCCTCAACCTCAGCGTAGAGGACCTCATAGACATCGCTAGAAGCCTAGGAATTAATATCCGTTGGGTGACGCGCACGCCGCAAGACGTGGTCGATGAGCTCGGAATTAACGCCAAGCAGCTGGTGACCTCCTTCTTTGAGCCTCCCGGAACTATCTTCTTAAATGAGATTCTTAAAGAATATCCAACTCGTCTGAAATACGACCTTTCGGTTTATATCGGTCATTGCATTCTGCACAGCAAAGAAGGCCTAAAGAGTGTGTTGTCGGTAGGTAACAACAACACATGGGATGACAACCAGGTATCAGGATCTTCACAACTCAACTCTCAAGACATCCTCCAAGCATGGCGAGACTTTGAATCCAGTTTTTTTGCTGGCGCACTTCTGTGTCCGAAAGTTCCGTTTAGACAGCTACTCGACCGCACTGGCTACGAAATCGACGTTCATGAAAGAGCAGGGGTTTCCCCCTCTGTTGCGATGCGTCGAATGACGGTAGTATCGCCCTACCCTCACTGGCACTACTTTGATGCTTATGGACCGGGGAAACTTAAGGCGGTTTACCGCGGGAACGGGATTCCGCTACCTTGGGGAAATATGAGAACGGTCGCTGACCCATGTCAACATTGGGCTGTGTTCCGTCGATTATCAGAACCTAGAGCGGGAAGCTCAGCTCAAATCTCCATTTTGAATGTGGGCGATGAGCCAAGGATCTACTGCTGTGAGTCCATCAATATGACGGATCCTGCGGGTAACAATCGTGTGTTGTGTGCTGGTATAGATCTCAACCCTGCGATTGATGCTCAAGGCGGAAATTCAAGAGACATAGCAGAGCAGCTTAAAGCGTCATGCGTTAACAATGGTGGTTCTGTGGTTATCCCGCGTAACATCAAAAAAGATCTCACGACAATAGCCAAGATTCTAAATATAAATTGGATTGAACGTGGGATTGAGACAGAGGCGAGACTTATCTGCTCCAGAGGTGGAGAATGCCCACGCCAGCCAAGCTGTTACTCGAAGTGTGGTGAGTAAAAAAATAATAACAAAAAATAGAACCTAAAATTCAGGCAAAAAAAAACCAATCACAATAAGGGTGATTGGTCATATATTTTGTGTGAACAAAAAAGGTTCACTAACAACGTCAGTTGGCTAGGTGACCCTCGGCTTAAGAAGGGTCACCATTACTAAAGCAGTATACGTGCCAACTTTTAAAACACGTATTTACTACGCATCTGGACACGTATTAGCCGTATATCCTTGTTTGTTTTGCAAACTGGAATTGCAAATTGCGAAATTCAACAAAAACGCTAGTGATTATGTTGT
This window harbors:
- a CDS encoding malate synthase, coding for MNMLTFDKTEIQKQSKPFIAEAVFAVETISANQQTEKQVKAKQLLDRLFPLENGSHQDVTSYVVDYRHIMAYFKDGQHSGLKHPKQFVAYMGEKNDPDSILFRDGSGSHLEVMFGCHKGTGCIELVEIDDIQLESCTTFGQLPMEATTTMREETIAAMRHWISLIQGDTKGKPKACSEDKEFRAKSGEDYCLNYCYQL
- the codB gene encoding cytosine permease; its protein translation is MAADNNYSLGPVPTSARKGVASLTMVMLGLTFFSASMWTGGSLGTGLSFNDFFLAVLIGNLILGIYTSFLGYIGSSTGLSTHLLARFSFGTKGSWLPSALLGGTQVGWFGVGVAMFAIPVQKATGIDTNTLIIVSGLLMTGTVYFGIKALMVLSAIAVPAIAILGGYSVLTAVDSVGGLEQLQLIKPETPMDFSMALAMVVGSFVSAGTLTADFVRFGKKPASAVLITMVAFFIGNSLMFIFGAAGAAATGQADISDVMIAQGLLLPAIIVLGLNIWTTNENALYASGLGLSNITGRSSTTMSIINGIIGTIFALWLYNNFVGWLTFLSLAIPPIGGVIIADFFANRKRYKDFANAEFQTVNWAGIIAVATGVAAGHFLPGVVPLNAVLGGAISYLVLNPLLNKNALKSQAA
- a CDS encoding cytosine deaminase gives rise to the protein MTTLLIKNAKLQDQEGLKQILIENGQFSRILDNDAQINHQGDILDAEGGIAVTPFCEPHIHLDTTQTAGEPNWNISGTLFEGIERWAERKELLSIEDVKSRAKQTLKWQIANGVQHVRTHVDVSDPTLVALRAMVEVREEMKEWVDIQIVAFPQEGILSYPNGKELLEEAVKIGADVIGAIPHFEFTREYGVESLHYVFELARKYDCLIDVHCDEIDDEQSRFVETLAALAHKFEMGEKVTASHTTAMGSYNGAYASRLFRLLKMSGINFVANPLVNIHLQGRFDDYPKRRGVTRVKEMLAANINVCFGHDDVFDPWYPLGTANMLQVLHMGLHVTQVMGYDQINNSLDLISKNSARTLNIQDNFGIEEGKPGSLLILPADNGFDAVRRQVPVQYSIRHGKVIAETQPAKTKINLDQTEDINFKR
- a CDS encoding DUF3612 domain-containing protein, translated to MEDLSARCIRINPEYAPSVSYLSMIERGKRVPSIDMLEVIAQVFQKNPTWFLDDESEQQAIAPDKGNRGGISGMALEPSFLFSNDILQIAIPEMLSQTGISGRQFAHLLIRAHQESNQNHFPDLERAAEEVGLKRLNLSVEDLIDIARSLGINIRWVTRTPQDVVDELGINAKQLVTSFFEPPGTIFLNEILKEYPTRLKYDLSVYIGHCILHSKEGLKSVLSVGNNNTWDDNQVSGSSQLNSQDILQAWRDFESSFFAGALLCPKVPFRQLLDRTGYEIDVHERAGVSPSVAMRRMTVVSPYPHWHYFDAYGPGKLKAVYRGNGIPLPWGNMRTVADPCQHWAVFRRLSEPRAGSSAQISILNVGDEPRIYCCESINMTDPAGNNRVLCAGIDLNPAIDAQGGNSRDIAEQLKASCVNNGGSVVIPRNIKKDLTTIAKILNINWIERGIETEARLICSRGGECPRQPSCYSKCGE
- a CDS encoding GGDEF domain-containing protein — its product is MNKDEFQKSTANLKKAVPLMMKNRVSTTPANYALWYTYVDNAIPQLTQDMDGVLEHYGICPPAVGEQLYNNYVASKSETNINDLRANLELLVSEVSNSMNDTLTDTSAFSDMIDKSFEDLARVDNESLSIDEVMSLVRQLVSESRHIRHSTQFLNSQLNSATSEITKLKTQLVEVQKDALFDSTTTLYNRRSFDRDIETLCEAQQSLCLILLDIDHFKNFNDTYGHLFGDMVLKGIARKLKLSCREGISAYRFGGEEFALIVPNKSLRIARQLADTNRRSLEKLSIKDRRSGEQVGSITASFGVAELEPGESTQSLIERADKLLYEAKSLGRNRVMPL
- a CDS encoding cold-shock protein, with translation MSNTNTGTVKWFNEEKGFGFISQDNGGADVFVHFRAIVSEGFKTLKEGQKVSFEVENGQKGLQAANVVAQ